The Rhizosphaericola mali genome contains the following window.
ATTTCATTTTAAGGTTTGATTAAATTTACCCAAAACTTCGTATGTAAGAGGGTCGTTATTGATCACAATATAAAAATAATTTATATTGTGAATTGTTGAAGTATGGCTGTATTGGGAGAATATTTTAAAGGTATTGTGCTATAGTTTATTAGCAAACTTCTTTATTCTTTCCAACACGTTTTCAAAAGGAACCTGGTCCTCATAATATAGAGCTTGCGTTTTTATATATCTAGACTTTAATGACTGAAATAAAGATTTATCTTCCAGTAGAAAAGCTTGATTTTGGTTTATCGGTATAGCAAAATCTTGTTTCGGAAATCTATTTGCTTTATGTTTAAAATAATCTTCCGTACCAATAAAAGAAGCTACCTCTGGTAATGCCAACAAACAATACACGTCATAGTATTGGCGCATATAGTTCTTTTCTATAATGCCGCTTTCTTGTTCTTTCCTGAATTTGATGGCGATGGTCTGTAATTTTTCTACGAGCGTATATCCGGGATGATAACATAAAACATCCACTGCCTTGTTATCTATAATCTTGCTACCGATTGTATTTGATGCTCTGTCTAATGCCCAAGAGCTGATTGTAACAGGTCGATTAGGATTTACCATATCAAAACCCACTTCTAACAAAATACCTTCTTTTAATACCGTAGCAGGTTCTGTCGCATTGTTATAAAAAAGACGAATGCCTCCGCTTCGATATGCTATTGCATCATCGAATGCTAAGTCGCGTTCTACTTTTATGATACCAGGAATAGATATTGATTTAGCTAATTGGTCATAAAATGTCTGACGTTTAGCAATATTGTTTTTATTATGATTATTTGGATTCTCATTAATACCCAATTCTTTAGGCGGATGAATATGTATGTCTATATCTTCCGAAAAACGATGAATCACATGGTATCCCTTGGACAAGGATGTTCCGCCCTTTAATTCAAAGTCGAAACCTTGTTTCTGCATACCATATAATACATGCATGATCCAATAATCTTTTTCGATCAACCCTGGATCAATGTTCCTTTCTGTTGCAATTACTTGTAAAAGTTCGCCGAAATCTTCTCTTTCATGTAAGTAGCCAGGCATTATATCAATTGATTCGTTTTAAAAAATTTCTTAGTCCGCTCGGTGCCATATTTTAATACTTGTTTTTTGAGTTCAGTTCGATCTAATGTTTGTGCTTTGGCTTTTATCTTTTGTAGTAATAACTGCTTATTCTCAGCGAGATAATCTATGTTATTCACCAAATCAACAAAAAGAAAAAGGTCATTCAGTTTTTTAGGAAAAGCATGTCGTATACGGAAATCAAAGGTCTTTCCAGCCAATGTATGTTTTCCATGACGCTTGCGGTTATAAACGATTTTGGAATTGTAAAGCTGTGTTGTGCCTAGCCCAAGAGTATTAAAATTATTGGGGCTAGTTAATAGAAAATTAGGATCTTTTAGAAAGCCTGCAACCAACTCCTTGTCATCTGGCGGCAAAACTCCGTACACAGATTTACGAGGAACATAATAAAGTCCAGTGGCAGCCTTTTTCAACGTTCCAACCTCCAATAATTCTTTCAGGTCCCGATCAACTGCTTTACTCCATATTGAAGCATTTTCGCGACGAAATACCATGCCAGGCTTTAATTTCTTTGCTATATCCTTCTTCTTAATTTCCATTATTAAGCATAATTTATATAGTAAAATTCATGCAAATATAAGCGATATTTGGATATTGAATAAAACTCAGACATTCTAGTAGTCTTAACGCACATTTCTAATTGCGAACACACTGCGTTCGCAATTAGAAATGTGCGTTAAAATTGTCTGAAAGGTTCTATTTGGTGTCTAGAAAACGACCTCCTTTTGAAATGTTTTGAAGGCATGCTAATACAACTAAAATTGTGATGTCGATCAAGATTTACATTGTAAAAAAACAATCTGCCACACAAGCGTTATCCTTTTGGGTGGGGGAAGTATTGCCACTTAAACCTATCAAAGCAAACAACTAAAACGAACTTCAACTATAAAAGAAAAAAGCAGGCGCCTTGCCTGCTGAAATCGCTCAACTCTCCATTTAAAAAGTCCATAATAATGTTCCGGTTCCGTCCAACGGGAGTTTCATTTCTAGCCCTCCGGGCAAAACGAAACTCTAGTTATTAGCAGTAGGCCTTGTCTGCACTTTTTTCTTTCTTTATGAATTTATAAAGTTTCCCCCATAAGCATTTCATAATGCTCTTTACCAATAGTTCTAAATATTTCGGCAAATACATCAAAGAGTGTCTGAGGATTTTCAGCGATAATTTTCTGATAGTAAATACTGTCTAGGGCTGCAACCTTGTGACTTTCATCATTGATCGTTGATATAAATGCACATTTGATATAATAGCCCGGAGTAGTTTGGTTATTATTAACAATTGATGCCCATGAATCTCTTCCGTAACCAATAAAACTTACATAACTTTCGATTATTCTCCTCATCGAATTTGAAATCATAATATTTAAAGATGAATTGCCTGGTAAGTTAGCTTTAACTTCTTTAATTGTCGCCCACATCAATGAGTAATCATCTAGAATAGCCTTATTATAACTTCCACTTACTGAAGACTTGTTGTTTAGTTTGGAGATTTTATAATGCCAATAGTCCGTACATATAGGTCGTTTATCGAAAGTGACTTCTTTGTAAAAATAAATGTTATGTGTTAAAAGAAATACTTGTAGAATATTGTCATTTTTAAAGAGCATTCGATTTGGTTTATTATCATCTGCTTTTCTTTGAATTAGACTATGGATCAACGTTGATACAATAAATAGTGCTTGGCTATCTAAACTAGAAACGGGGTCATCAATTACTAATATTTTCTTTTTACTTCCATTTCTTTGTAAGTCATCAGTTCTAATGCAGAGTTGATAAAAATATAAAAAAGCAATAAAATTCTTTTCACCCTCACTTAGACTATTGAATATTGGATTTGTATTTGTTGAGTTAAGTCTCTTAAGATAGAACCTCGATATGTTATTTACTTTGTCTTTCTCTGCAATCTCAAACCCCTCGAATCCTGAGTTTTTTAAAATTGTATTTATATCGTCAACTGCATCTTTTGTATTAACAGTTTGACGTCTCAAAGATTCTATACTTTGTCTTGATGTTGATATTTTAGAATCATATAAATTTCTTTGATTTGAAGCCAAAGAAGAAATCCTAGAATATTTTTGTTCACGACTATCGTATTGTTGAATTTCATTCTGACATTGGCTCGACAAATAGTTCCAAATATCACTTGTTAATGTTCTTTTGTTAGCATCTGCAGCCAAATATGTTTGATTATTTGCATTTATTTCTGCTATTATAGTAGACAACTGAACTTTTTGACTACTTATTGAAGTAATTAGTTTACGCTCAT
Protein-coding sequences here:
- a CDS encoding nucleotidyl transferase AbiEii/AbiGii toxin family protein — translated: MPGYLHEREDFGELLQVIATERNIDPGLIEKDYWIMHVLYGMQKQGFDFELKGGTSLSKGYHVIHRFSEDIDIHIHPPKELGINENPNNHNKNNIAKRQTFYDQLAKSISIPGIIKVERDLAFDDAIAYRSGGIRLFYNNATEPATVLKEGILLEVGFDMVNPNRPVTISSWALDRASNTIGSKIIDNKAVDVLCYHPGYTLVEKLQTIAIKFRKEQESGIIEKNYMRQYYDVYCLLALPEVASFIGTEDYFKHKANRFPKQDFAIPINQNQAFLLEDKSLFQSLKSRYIKTQALYYEDQVPFENVLERIKKFANKL
- a CDS encoding AAA family ATPase is translated as MITSLTLKNIASYDNNSPVTISDIKKVNFFFGFNGSGKSTIAKYLQNIGRDTSLQDPIFSNCSNIGYDNRFHQILTFNEDFIEANFRRSSDLRGVFSLNQTNVTIDQQISLEEQKIQQYEQEKRKYQSKLDSIVEDKRTKTDALLTHCWNQRTTFSTFSKITLAYSGNKQNHFNEVKRVLQNQNLQISTLHELTTRYQTLYEGDLKNIGNNIDAKNYFSIRRIEKQLEPLLNEIIVGNEDVDIAGLIQQLNSRSWVEQGLTYLEPKSNTCPFCQKETIDSELREQFEKYFDETYKRKLSELTRLQEQYRQKTTLFIQNITAIQSQFNPNNVVSNLLISLNKLFNNNISEITYKGTHSNERKLITSISSQKVQLSTIIAEINANNQTYLAADANKRTLTSDIWNYLSSQCQNEIQQYDSREQKYSRISSLASNQRNLYDSKISTSRQSIESLRRQTVNTKDAVDDINTILKNSGFEGFEIAEKDKVNNISRFYLKRLNSTNTNPIFNSLSEGEKNFIAFLYFYQLCIRTDDLQRNGSKKKILVIDDPVSSLDSQALFIVSTLIHSLIQRKADDNKPNRMLFKNDNILQVFLLTHNIYFYKEVTFDKRPICTDYWHYKISKLNNKSSVSGSYNKAILDDYSLMWATIKEVKANLPGNSSLNIMISNSMRRIIESYVSFIGYGRDSWASIVNNNQTTPGYYIKCAFISTINDESHKVAALDSIYYQKIIAENPQTLFDVFAEIFRTIGKEHYEMLMGETL